Genomic DNA from Tachyglossus aculeatus isolate mTacAcu1 chromosome 10, mTacAcu1.pri, whole genome shotgun sequence:
ACGAAGGTGAggtacaaatgaataaatcagaAGAATATATTTACTGCCAAGATAAGCACAGCTGGAAAGACATTTCAATCCCCAGCATTTTGTTTTCATCTTAGTTATTTCCTGGGAAATATTTGGTTTTCCCAGATCCTTGGTTTTCGCCCGTTTTCTTGCTGGATTGTCTTAAAGCACAAGGAATTCCCAAGGTGATCTCAAGATCATACAGATTTGACTGTAGGAGCTTCTAGTTGTCTGTAGTTACTGCTGTAGAACACAGTCTTTTAAGTAAGCGACACTTCAGTGACACTGAGTTAGCGCTTTTCCTGGAGGGAGCTaatgcttcagtcaatcaatcaatcatatttattgagcacttactgtgtgcagagcactgtaccaagcacttgggagagtacactataacaatataatggacacattccctgcccacaacaagctgacagtcaagagggggagatacacatgaatataaataaattacagatatgtatataaatgctgtgttgCTGAgaggggataaataataataataataatgacatttataagcacttactatgtgcaaagcactgttctaagtgctggggaggttacaaggtgatcaggttgtcccacggggggctcacagtcttcatccccattttacagatgagataactgaggcacagagaagtcaagtgacttgtccaaagtcacacagctgacaatgggtggagccaggatttgaacccatgacctctgactccaaagcccgggctctttccactgagccacgctgcttctctaggaagcaagtcagggtgacgcagaagggcgtggaagaaaaggaaaaaagggcttagtcagggaaggcttcttggaggagatgtcttcaataaggctttgaaggtggggagagtcattgtctgctgctggatatgatgagggagggtgttcccggccagaggctggcggtgggcgagaggttgactgcaagatagacgagactgaggtagggtgaggagggcggcattagaagagcaaactgggtgggctgggttgtggcggGGGGGGCAAGGTGTTTGTCTCAAGGTTACTTCCCGGCATTAACGCGAGCTGCATTTGTCTTCCTTCCACCACTAGCAGCTAATATGAGTACCAGTTGACCGTGCGCAGTGACCTTTTCACCAATAGACACACCCAGTGGTACTACTTCTGGGTCACCAACACCCAGGCCGGAACACCCTACCACTTCACCATCGTCAACTTCACCAAGCCGGCCAGCCTGTACAATCAAGGCATGCGCCCACTGTTCTACTCCGAAAAAGAAGCCAAGGCCCACCATATTGGTTGGAAGAGAACCGGTGACCAAAAAAAGTATTACAAAAGAACAACCTGGGGCAGGATGGCTGCCGGTCCTTCTCCCCGACGTGAACGTTCCAGTTCCCACACACCAAAGACACCTGCTACTTTGCTCACTGCTACCTGTACACTTACACCAACCTACTGGACTTCCTTGCAGTCATCTGCAATGACCCGGTGAAGTCAAAGTTCTGCACGGTGGgtgttttatgatgatgatggtatttatgccaCTCCCTTGCCAGGAACCTGGTGTACATTTTAACCATCGCCACTCCTTCGCAGGACTTGGGGCCAAGAAAGCGCAAAGCGGTGATTCTGACGGCAAGGGTGCATCCGGGGGAAACCAACAGCTCTTGGATAATGAAAGGCTTCCTGGATTATATCCTGGGAGACTCAAGTGATGCCCAGCTCCTCCGGGACACTTTTGTCTTCAAGGTGATTCCCATGTTGAACTCAGGCGGTGTGACTGTGGGAAATAACTGCTGCTCTTTAGCCAGACAGGATTTAAACCGGAACTACAAATCGATCCTGAAGGAATCATTCCCTACTATACGGCACACCCAGAACATGATCTTTAGGTAAGATACCTTCAGGTGACTGCCGTGGTGACTTACCGAATCGGAACAAAGACAGCCCTTGATAGAAAGTGTTACTCTAGCAAACCAAATTCACCTTGAGTCCTTtaagtctctccctcccttcttccttggctctctcctttcttccttcccctcccacccggccatcattattcttcctgCCAGTTGAGAGACAGCCCCTGTAAGCCCTGATTTGATGACCACCCCCGACCCCGAAACAATGAAATAATTAAATGAGGCACCCAAGGCCTTAACCCCTTGCCACTAGACATATGACTGGGGCAGCAGAAGGAGAATCCATCCATTTGCTCTATGAACTCTGTTTTGAGGGAGGGGCTGCCGGGGGGAGGCAGTTCTGGTCCTCGCACTTCTCCTTGGATCCATGGAGGTGGTTGTGGGGATTCTCGGAGAGGTTCATGCAGTTTCCCCCTCAGAATGTGAGTTCCttgtcaaacagaaaatcctccattggctttcaagcactcaatcaccttgccccttcctacctcacctcgctactctcttacgaAACCCAGACAGGACACTTCGCTCCCCTGTTGCTAACCTCATTGTACtatgatcccatctatctcattcattcattctttcaatcgtatttactgagtgcttactgtgtgcagagcactgtactaagcgcttgggtagtacaagttagcaacatatagagacggtccctacccaacagcgggctcacagtctagaagggggagacaccgaCGTCTTGCCCAcaaccttcctctggcctggaacgccctccctcctcatgtcctacagacaattactctccccaacttcaaagccttattgaaggcacatctcctccaaaaggccttccctaagccctcttttcctttccttcagctcccttctgagtcacccttgctccctttattcatctcccctcccagtcccgcagcacttacgtacgctctgtatttatagtaatgtctgtctccccctctagactgtgagctcattgtgggcagggaatgtgtcttgttatattgttaaattgcactttcccaaggacttagtaaataaataataataaataacaatggcatttattaagggcttattatgtgcaaagcactgttctaagcactggggaggttacagggtgatcaggttgtcccacgtggggctcacagtcttaatccccattatacagatgagggaactgaggcacagagaagtgacttgcccaaagtctcacagctgacaagtggcggagttgggatttgaacccatgacctcagactccaaagcctgggctctttccactgagccacactgcttctcttagtacagtgccctgcacacagtaagcactcactaaataccgttGGTGATGATTCCCCTGTTCCCCTTACTGAGGAAGCTGAGAAATCATCCCACCCCGTCCCGAGCAGGGAGCGCAGCGGACTTTAGGTTGATTGGAACAATCTGTACTTCTCCCTTTCGGTAGAGTGATGGCAGAGAGGGAAGTTCTCCTGTATTGTGACCTTCACGGCCATAGTAGGAAAGAGAATATCTTCATGTATGGCTGTGAGGGTAACAGACGGCCAGGGGGCTTGGCTTGCATCCCCGCATCTTTCCACTCATGATGAGCAAGACCTGTCCAGATAAAGTAAGTTTCTTCCTAACTTAAACTTTTCATTTTCTGAACTTGGTGGGCTGAACGGGTGGTCCAAGCAGCggctgtttttaatggtatttgttatgtgccaggcactgtactaagcactggggtagattcaaattaatcaagttggacacagtccctgtcccacatggatcacagtcgtaatccccatttacagatgagataaccaaggcatggagaagttaggtgacttgaccaaggttactcagcagacaagtggcagagtcaggattagaactcagatcttttgggtcccagccccgtgctctttccactgtcaatcaatcaatcaatcaatcatatttattgagtgcttactgtgtgcagagcactgtactaagcgcttgggaagtacaagttggcaacatatagagacagtccctacccaacagtgggttcacagtctaaaagggggagacagagaacaaaaccaaacatactaacaaaataaaataaatagaatagacatgcacTGCTTTCTCAAATGGCCTCAGCATGGTCCGAATGAATACTACAAACTACCCCGATTCTATCAATCTATTAGTAGTCTGCACTACAAACTATCGAATCATTGTATTAGTATAATTACATGAACGATTCACCATTACTTGGaatcccttctcccttcacatccggcagacgactgctctccccatcgtcaaagccctattcaaaaatcacatctcctccaggaagtcttcccagactaacctctcatctccccaccctagtctCCTCCCTAATGCCATGCACTTGATTCCTTACTCCCTAAACACTTAACCAAACCCATCCcatctccctacagcacttatgagcatatctttatactcagtttcttcccctacctgtaatatattttaatctctgcctctcccattagattgtaaatccttgagggcagggagcacgtctactaactctactgtattttccaagcacttagtacagtgctctgcacacagtaagctctcaataaatatgattgaatgaataagtgaatatcGTGCATTCCCTAGTGTTCAGTAGTGTGCTCTGGACACGGTTAAGGGataataaaagaagcagcgtgtctcagtggaaagagcccgggcttgggagtcagaggtcatgggttctaatcctgactccgccacttgtctgctgtgtgactttgggcaagtcacttaatttccctgggcctcagttccctcatctgtaaaatggggattaagactgtgagccccacgtgggacaaccttgattaccttgtattccccccagcacttagaacagtgcttggcacatagtaagcacttaacaaataccaacattattattattattataataaatactgtTCAGCtaatttttgttgtattgtattctccccggtgctcagtacagtactttccacatagttaacacccaataaataccattgattgattgatttatacaacTGAACTTTTATGGCAAAGAAGGAGCCAGTGAGATAAATCACTTCTTGGTTTTATTCCAAATACCAGAGCTCATCAAACATCCATCTGACGTGTCAAGAACATTGAAAACCCTAGAGAGAAGAATTCTGCCAAACCTCTAAAGTCATTAACTTGGCAAGGTATAAGAATAATCTTAGTCACACCTAAGAGGGGCCACAGTTACTAATCACTAAGGTCATGTTGGAGGAAAAAATATCACGTGGCGTCCACCGGCCTATAAAGGCTCTCTGGTCAGATGCAACTTAAGTCAACAAGGCTACATGGAGCGCTCCCAAGGGCACTGCACTGAGAAGGTGAAAGGTGGAATTGACCCTGCCAGGATCAGAATCAGGAGGTCTGCAATTCTGGGAATTGGAGGTAtttcctcattccctccctgttgcTCTAAATTCGGTAAATCTCTCCACCTCAAGAGAAAATATTTtcagtcgatcagtggcatttattgagcacttacggtgcagagcactgtacccccctgccctcagggagtttataggCTAATGGGGGAAAACTGACATTAAATCCTTACAGCTGTAATTCTGAGAATCAGCGACCTCCTCGTCACTGCTCTTTCAACTCCAATCTTCATTCCCTGGGAAGGGGAATTTTCCATCAACTCAGCGGGGCTCATTTTGTGTCCTTCTTTTCAGTTCTCGTTCCAATCTTGCAAGTTTACGGTTCAGAAGAGCAAAGAAGGGACCGGGAGGGTAgtgatgtggaaaatggggatcaggaagaGCTTCACCCTAAAAGCCACGTTCTGTGGGTCTACACTCGGTAAGAGGAAAATGTTCCCACTTACGGCCCTAAGGTGGTGCAACTGAAGGGTCTCTATttttttatgaaatttgttaaatgctgattatgtgccaggcactgtgctaagtgctggggtagacacacgcttatcaggttggatacagttcatatcccacatgggtctcataggtaatccccattctacagatgaggaaactgagacatcaagaagtgaactgacttgtccaagttcacacagcagacaggtggcagagccaggatcagaacccaggtccttctgaatcccgggccctggctctacccattaggccactttgcttctctaaaagaCATACTTAGAAGTATAATAATTAGAGTAACTTCACAGCACAGAACTGATCATTCCAGACTCATAGAGAGATATTCCACCAATTGCACCACAGCTAGAGTTAGAAGTCCCAATTACAATAAGCAGGGCCAGCCCTTAAATTTTTAACAggcccttaattttttttttgaatggtatttaagcgcttatatgtgctaggcactctacgaaccaagaggtagatacaagcttatcaggttgcatccagtccctgtcccacatggggtccacggtcttaatccccattttacacatgagggaactgaggcacagagaagtgaagtgatttgcccaaaacaacccagcagacaagtgggagagccgggattagaagccaggtccttctggcttccaagcctgtgccgtaaccattaggccacgtgTAGAAGAGGGGGACATTTGGCCATTGAAGTGGAGCACAAATCCAAGTAGAAGAGACCAAAACCCAACTAGAAGAGAAAtctgctcccctctcccatttACTGCAAGGAAGCAAGCAAACTAAAGGGAAGATTGGAGGGTAGGGATGAGGTTCAGCACTTTGTTCATAATTTGCTCTTAAgacttaagctcattatgggcagggaaagtgcctgctaattctcttgtactctcccaagtgcttagttcattgctctgcacatagtaaactctcaataaatcccattaagtGAGCCAGATGgttcctctccctctgctccgTAGCTTCAAAATCtaattgaagacacacctcctccaagaggccttccctaaataagccccctttcctcttcgcccactcccttctgcatcaacctgactcattccctttgttcatcccctactcccatccccacagcattcattcattcattcagtcatatttattgagcgcttactgtgtgcagagcactgtactaagcacttgggaagtaccagttggcaacatacagagatggtccctacccaacaatgggctcagagtctagagtggggagacagacaacaaaacaaaacatgcagacaggtgtcaaagacgtcagaacaaatagaattaaagctagatgcacatcattaacaaaataaatagaatagtaaatatgtataagtaaaatagagtaataaatctgtaaaaatatatatacaagtgctgtatctgtaatttatttgtatcaatgtctgtcttcccctctagactgtaagttcgctgtgggtagggtatgtgtctgtgtattgttatagtgtactctcccaagcgctcactacagtgctttgcatatattaagcactcaataaatatgactgaatgaataaatgaatgattactctcccaaatgcttagtacaatactctgaaacgcggtaagcgctcagtaaataccattgcttgattgataatgTCTATTCAGCTAACCATGCCTCAGAAGTCAGCCCAGctgaggagagtaataataataataattaattatggtatttgttaaatgcttaccatgtgccaggcactctactgtaTGGCCATATTCTTTACAGGAAATAGAGAAGGCACCCACTTCAACACAAAAGACTTGGAATCGATGGGATATCATTTTTGTGACGCTCTCTTGGACTACTGTGATCCAGATCAGAGCAAGGTATGAGAAGACTATTTGTGCATtcgttacagtaataataaatgatggggatgatggtatttatgaagtgcttccctggtgccaagcattgttctaagcatgggattaggtacatgataatcaggtcaggcagagtTCCTaccccactgggagctcaccgTCCAAGGCGAAGGGAGAGCACTCTTGGATTGAGAGtcagtcggtatttattgagcacttactctgtgcagagcactatgctaagctcttgggagagttcaatgcaacaataaacagacacataccctgcccacaatgagcgtacactctagagggggagacggacataaatataaattaataaattacagatagatacataagggccgtggggccgggagggaggatgaataaagggagcaagtcagggcgacgtagaagggaatgggaaaagaggaaaggagggcttaagtcagggaaggcctcttggaggagatgtgccttcaataagcactctgtacagtgctttgcacacagtaaatgttcaataaatacgactgaatgagtgaataagaccacgagggacagggaccatgtctatttccttccgtatattctctcccagtgcttagtacacaataagtgctcaataaatactattactacaactgttAGGTGACCTGAGCTTATCTAAAGCAAAGTATTTGTTTTATATATTCTAAAGCAAAGAACTAACTTTTTTCTAGTCCGGGCTTCCCTCCAACTTTCTGTCTAGACACCTCCAAATGTGCAGGTGGTTCTGTTGAGTGCTCGTGGGTTTTAGCCTTCACTAAGGCAATGCTCTTATCTAGTATTTTCAGTGCCTGAAAGAATTAGAAGAGTTGGAGAAACAGCACCCTGGGATGGACTCAGAGAAATCCAATTATGACTCCGATGACTCTCTCCTAGATGGCATGTTGGATTTAGATTCGAGGTaaggagtttcctcatctgtaaaaagaggatttaatacctgtccactctcccctttagactgtgagtctcctgtgggacaggaactgactgatctgatcattttgtatctacttcagcgcttggcacactgaAAGAGTTTAacagcacaattatcattattaaccactCATTTACAGTACAGTTCCACCCTCAAGAGAGAGTTAGGGCCAAGGGATTTAACACAGATCTGCAGAGGGGCACACCCTGATAGGAACGGCAACAAGAATAACGCTTTTTCCCTAGTTATTTAATGTTAAAATGTCCTAGACAATAAAACCTCAACCTTCCTTATGGAAATGATGTGACGATAAATTAAATTGTCCCCATAAAACTCCTTAAATCTTTCAAAAGAAAGTTGCCACATTGAATACAAGGCATTGTTATAAATGAAGCAAGAAAGAAACTTATCATGGCAGAGTCCCACACTGGTCAGTTAGAtcaaacacaatccttgtcctgcatgaggctcacagtcccttctACCTCTGTGATCAACTCCAGGCTGAATAACAAATAGCGATGTCTGTAATCTAATCGACTCCCTAAATGtagtttggaatttttttttttaaaccctctTGTTAGTTTTTCAGGAAACCATTCAATCCATTGATTGTGCCATCATACTACACCCTAGGATTATAGGTGAAATGCTAAATGATTGCAATTCTTCCTCCCTCGTCAAAATTTCCTTTTATTAAACTTCATTAGGCAGCATTCCTTGGTTCTAAAGAAGTTATTTTCTAGTACTATTTAGCAGATAATAGATATTCGTGTCAAAAATAAAATATTCCCTTCTAAATGTTGGTTGAGAGAAAATTGCTGTCTTCTCCCCGCCAAAAAAGAAGGAAATGAGTTGAAAAAAAAAGCATTAGATTCCCATCAAATGGGTTTCTGATTAAAAAGCAAGATGGGCTCATTCTAAAAATGCTGCCACTTCACTTTGAGTGACATGGTAATGACTGTGATTTTGTGGGTTTTGTATTCTGCCAGTTTGAAGACAAGGGGGACAAGCAGCAAAGGCTGAAAGGAAACACAGAGTGAAAGTAAACTTTTGTTTTCCATCTCTGAATACGAAGGCAAATGGGGCCTACCCAGGCAGGACTTTCAATctatagtcaatcagtggtatttactgaacgtttactgtgtatagagcactgtactaagcacttgcaccgtactaagctaaaAACATATTCCAGGAGGAAATGCATTGGAGGTTTAAGGACTTTAAAACATAAAGGGCTTGAATGGACTGGAAACATTTGACTTGCCCCTGTCTGACCTTCCTGAGGTAAATCCCAGTCTGAAGGAGACCCAATCTTGCTCTGCGGCGGGTAGGAGAGGGTATCAATATTAATTTTGgtggttgtggtatttattaagcccttactatgtgtcaagcactgttctaaatgctgggggagatacaagctaaaaagtccctatcccacctggggctcataatcaaagtaggagggagaacagatactgaatcttcattttacagatgttaccaactccgttacaatgtgctctcccaagagcttagtatgttactctgcacacagtaaacactcaattgatatgattgattgaggtgaaaaAACTTTTCAGTCTAAAAGCAGAAATGCAATATTAGGGTTTTCACCAGTCCAGTTTTAAGGCATGAATGCAGTGTGCCAGGTCACAGGATTTATTTTCAGtttatattcagtcagtcagttgtatttattgagcacttactgtgtgcagagcactgtactaagtggttgggaagagtacaatataataataataataataatggtatttgttaagcgcttactatgagccaagcactgttctaagcactgattaacaagtgcattccctgaccacagcaagcttacagtctagctggggagacagacattaatataaatgaataaatgaattacagatatatacataatgaaCATTCACATTCACTTCATTTGGAAGActgctacacagtaagtgctcaaaaaacaccactgattgatttttttatggtttttaagcgcttactatgtgccagaccctgcactaagcactggggcagatacaggctaatcaggctggacacagtccacgactcccatcgggctcacagtcttaatccccatttaacagatgaggaaactgaggcacagagaagtgaagtgacttccctaacgtcatacagtagacaagtggcagagtcaggattcaaacccaggtcctccgactcaaggccagtgctctacccattagaccacactgcttctcttgaccgaGACAGCTCATCATTTCTCTGGAAACAGACCAGACTCCTGGCCAGCcacccttatctctctccttttGAAATTTCCTCTTCATCACTCACTCAATTCCCAATCTGggggttaatcatcatcatcatcaatcgtatttattgagcgcttactgtttgcagagcactgtactaagcgcttgggaagtacatgcccTCTGACTCTACAGCAGAGCACGTTCAGCTATCTTTCTCAAAGTTTCAAGAGCTCAGGCTGAAGAGAAAAAACAAACCACTCTCAGTGtcagcacatttttttttaaatggttattTGTTCAactctcaggaggccttcccag
This window encodes:
- the AGBL3 gene encoding LOW QUALITY PROTEIN: cytosolic carboxypeptidase 3 (The sequence of the model RefSeq protein was modified relative to this genomic sequence to represent the inferred CDS: inserted 1 base in 1 codon; deleted 2 bases in 1 codon; substituted 4 bases at 4 genomic stop codons) is translated as MHVTIEKDPCAQGIPKYQLTVRSDLFTNRHTQWYYFWVTNTQAGTPYHFTIVNFTKPASLYNQGMRPLFYSEKEAKAHHIGWKRTGDQKKYYKNNLGQDGCRSFSPTXTFQFPHTKDTCYFAHCYLYTYTNLLDFLAVICNDPVKSKFCTVGVLXXXWYLCHSLARNLVYILTIATPSQDLGPRKRKAVILTARVHPGETNSSWIMKGFLDYILGDSSDAQLLRDTFVFKVIPMLNSGGVTVGNNCCSLARQDLNRNYKSILKESFPTIRHTQNMIFRVMAEREVLLYCDLHGHSRKENIFMYGCEGNRRXRGLGLHPRIFPLMMSKTCPDKFSFQSCKFTVQKSKEGTGRVVMWKMGIRKSFTLKATFCGSTLGNREGTHFNTKDLESMGYHFCDALLDYCDPDQSKYFQCLKELEELEKQHPGMDSEKSNYDSDDSLLDGMLDLDSRPDPVTSLNTKSPTTPLTPHGKSAFFSQRKLLAKSLQWSQPVSLAGERQKSVKSLMNFKGLEAGQKNSVAWTSSPEPKRPPNSKRKTFVSGLKLDKGTLKDRSLKTKTSNPEFSSAGDPQSLEKKDLGKAPPI